In the Primulina tabacum isolate GXHZ01 chromosome 7, ASM2559414v2, whole genome shotgun sequence genome, tGAGATACGTGTCACCGTGAcctattttattttcatataataaataataatgagagAGTATAAAGAAATCAAGAACTACTGAACAGGAGAGAACCCGTTCGGAACGCCGCCAATTTTCCAGCATGAGTACCATGAAATTTTGCTGTGAATGGTATGCTATTTTGTCTTCATACCTGTTTGTGTGTGTGGGTTGACTTGGGGAATGGGGCGGCGGCGGGACATGAATGTAGTATATGGGGCTGAAAGCCGGTGCTATATGCTCTGGGGAGCATTTGCCTTTTATCACGACTTTCTGGTGAATCGATCATTGATTTATGTGCTATTATATGTgagtttttacaaaaaaaaatttgctgTGTTTGTGGGTGTGTGCAGCAACAATATTTTGTATCCCAAGGAAGATAAAGAACAGAAAATTCTGCTTTATGCTTGCCGGAATTGTGATCATCAGGTCCAATTTTTTCCTTATCTTACTATTTATTTGCGTGGTTGTGgcgatttttttatttattttatcaaattaaGCGGCTCTATCGTGTGAATGTTTTTGCGAATCATAGGgttttggggtttagggttatATTGACTGGTTGTCtctcttttatttttcttttctttttctttttatttttttaagaaaggctcttattgatttttttgaCTAGAAttgtttaagtttttttttatgaaagattgcattttttaatattttgtatttcTATTTTTACCGTGATATAAGGAGCATATCGCACACTGCTATTGCTGGTGCAATACAAACTTGCACATCTTTGTGTCCCTCTCAAGTCTACTGCTAGCAGCATACTCAATTTTCCGCAATCTGTTGTGAACTTATATAAGGAACGGTCTTTCGTTTGATCATCTCTTTTAGATCTTGAAGCTTAGTGAATGATGTAAGTCAATAGCATCTACTATTGACTATTCTGCTAGATATCTAAGTCTAGGCGTCTTGGCTTGTTTCATCATGAAGTGAAGGTTGGCATCCCTGCTTTCGATGGAATATCATGTTTGAGGCTACCTTGATGGAGAAGTGATACCTCTTTCTCAGTATGTTCATCGGAAACTGAAATTGTTATCAGTGTTCCCTATGTTGTTCGGCATGTGCTCTCTGGGATTCTGTGAGTTAGTAATCACACCTTAATTAGGCGTTCTTGAACTAGTAGTACTAATTTTATCTTGATTCTTGATCAAGATTAGTTGATCCAATGTTGGTATTTTTATACCTGACATtccaattttgaaatattttcatgattGTTATCACATCCTGGAAGAGTTTATTAACCGATTTTTGTATTCTGGCATATCTCTAGTTGTATTCTATGAATTTGTGCTACTTTTCTTCCTCCTTTTGAATCATATATCCAAAGTTCTTGGTTTGGCTTCTTCAATTTTGCGACTGTTTCAACTTGTGAGAATTGAAGGTTTTGGCTATCTCCTGGCCAAATTTTATGTTTTCCTTAATTTTTTGGTGATGATTTCGGCTTGTCTGTTGACTTGCAGGAGGTTTCCGAAAACAATTGTGTATACAGAAATGAAATACACCATTCTGTCGGGGAGCGCACCCAAGTTTTACAGGACGTAGCTGCAGATCCTACACTTCCACGTACAAAATCACTTCGTTGTCCCAGTTGTGGTCATGGAGAAGCTGTTTTCTTTCAGGTACTATATCATTTATTAATGTGATATGTCCTTGTAAACTACTTGTCATTGTTCCGAATAGAAGAGAGACTCACATTCGACAGCAGTTTCTTGCTAATGTTTTGATAATAGCAACTCAGGTTTTTTTCCCCTGCTCAATGTCATGTACTCGAATTTCATTCGATTCCCGTTCATATTTTGATACTCCGAGCAGGCAACTGCTAGGGGAGAAGAAGGAATGACTCTGTTCTTTGTTTGCTGCAATCCAAACTGTGGCCATCGTTGGAGGGATTGAATCTGCACAAATTGAATTTGCATTTTGCGCAACACAACGTCATTCTGTATCTCACCGACCCTACTTCATCGTTAGAGTTCCATGGGAGGATTCTAATGTATTTGAAAGAGATGTAAGTACACTAATTCGTCAATTCCCGTTTTACTTTTTGTAACTGAAGATTCATCTATGCAAGATACGCCTAAAGTAAGGTTCATCTTTCCATGGGGAGATATGCCATTATGGTGGCTCATTACATCGCTTCGCGGGTTTGCAGTTTGATGATTGATAACAAAATTCCAAAATATTTCGTTCTAGAATTCGCCATTTTGGAGCGTAATAATCCCTGTATCATAAAGTTCCCCCGGGGTATTACGACGATGTGTCTCAGGGTATCACTTTGGTACCTAATGACTAATCTTTTCCATGGTATATATGGCGTTATTTTATGCTACATGGGTGAAGTGTGGCAACGTGAGTTTTAAGGAATCGAATGATTTTGAATCAGGGGATGAAAAAGCTGTGTGTGTAACGTAGCATAAACCTGAAATTCAAGCGGTTTGGGCGCCATAGCTAAATTTGATCTTCCCACCAACcgttagggatgtaatcgagccgagccgagccgagccgaaccgaactcttgaatgtttgagcttggcttgtttataatcgagccgagctcgagctttatttaacaaatatattcaTGGCTCACGAGTTTATTCAAActtttatcgaacctaaacgagctcaataaatatgaattgtacatttaaatattcattaaaaaataaattatacatttagaaaaaaaaatataatattcttattaaaatttgtcaatttattataataaataaatttaatagatttttctatatacttcataattaatgtgttaaatcaataaattaaatatcaaaactattatttttcatctaagataTTACTTATGAATTTACTAACGAACATGCTCACGAGCCGAATATTGTAGAGCTTGAATTTGGTTCGTTTAACTTAACGAGTCTAattaaacgagcttttatcgaatcgagcttcgaatagctcacgaacggtttggttcatttataTCCCTACCAACTGCCATTTTCCTTGCCCTCGTTTTTCCACCAGACTGAACACCTATCTCGACGCCCTTCAAAAACATGGCAATGAAAGGAAACAAAAGACGATTATAAAACTCACTTAAAAACAagaataattatgaaattattttaaagttggAACGTCGATTATGTAAAGACTTGCATAGAATCACCTGTTCTCAATCAAGATTCAACAATGAGGTATAAAGTTGGTGTCTATACCTACTTCAAGAATGCCTTAGAGACCTCGACGTAGCTCACATTATATTCTTACAAAAGATACAATATAATTTTATGTTTAGTCTGGATTAATGAATTTGAATTGAAAAGGggtgttaaatatttttttttgtattttggaTGAATTTGATTTGGGGAAAGATCCGAGAGTTGCATAAATTGATATGCAGTTAATTCGAAATACATTTACATTTTATCTATCTAAccaagaaaagaatttaaaatcagTGTCTCAAAGCCAACTTtagatcttttaatttttagtcTTTACAACCGTTGATGAGCAAGTCGCCGTCGTTCCAAACCTATGTATATTTTCTAGAGAGCAAGTTCTTATTTTGTAAACatttgatatttatttattttataattttagtaAATTGTTAATTTGTAATATGAATAGCATGTAAGTGACACAAGGacttttagaaaataaaaaaattatgttatatatttaaattagtaCTTATGTattatatctatttatatgaaAACACGAATAAATTTTGTTGGGTTGTACGGTGCGTGTCAGATACAATAGCAAGTGGGATGGGTTCTTCTCTCCACCGCAACACACACCTGCAGGTTACAGTTTCGGTGTGTCTCCTTCTTCCCTCTTCGTTTTCCTTTTGCCTTCCTTCGTTTTGGAGCCTTGGTTTTCGGCCTCCCACTCTTGCACCGAGCAAAGTCCACCAAAAAAGGTTTGCATGGTGTGTTCTCTTCATCTTTTGCTTTCCGCCGTAGCCCACAAGCCAGCTCTCTTCCGCTCTTTCTCCGTTTTTCCTGAATTGAAAGTGCTGATTCTGCTTTCTCTAGATTTCTCCGCTTGCTGCCAGgtactttttcttttcttttctcggTAATCTTTGAATTGTTTTGTAGATAGATAGCTTTTTCGATAGTTGCATACAAGCACATTTGCTGCTTCGTGTTCATGATTTGTTGCTGATTAATGTTTCTTTTACAGCTGTGGAGTTGTGTAACATTTTTTTACCGTAACATGGTTCTTCAATAACAtcacaaattatttttttttaaaaaagtaatcAAGTCATGTGTGCTTCCAAAACAGATAAAACATatggttttaaattttttcgctaCCATCTAATTATCAACAAATAAATTTGCAGCTTTTGACCGCATTGTatcgatcacaaatatatattttttttaaataattaaattaaattttttttaaatttttttaatcacaGAAAATAAACAAGGGAAGTgtgatttttttaaacaaaaaataagGGAAGTCACGCTTAATCGGTAGGCGTGACTTCCctttttttaaacaaattattatttttcaaaggGAAGTGGTAGGCGTAACttctctttttttaaaatacaaattattatattttttcaaatagAAGTCACGCccttttttgtgaaaaaacaataacgctaattttttttttaacaataatgCAAATTAATAATAGAAGTGTGCAAGGAGGTCAtgccctttttttttttaaacaataacgCTTACTTTCAAATAGAAGTCACGCCCTTTTTTGTTTAACAAtaatgcaaattttttttaacaataatgCAAACAATaacgttaattttttttattaaaaaaacaataagGAAAATTGCTTCTTTACAAAAAATAGTAATTACTAAAAAATCACgtaattattaaaattgaaaaaaaattaaataacacTACAAAATTAGtctaacataaataataatttcgtttaaaattttaataattaaaataataattttgtaagTATACATACCTTAATATAAGTTGTCCAAATAAAAAGAACctgcaaaaacaaaaaaaaaaacatgtgctGAGTCCTCGTcttttgaaaaatatgcaaaaggtaaaaaaataaattgaaacatatacaaaaacttACTGATGAAAAAATGAGAAGAgtgaatgaaaaatatgaaacaaGTGAATGAAAGGAGAGAATCAAGTGTTCAACTTATAGaagaaaatttataatattataataaattcgaaattattaaaaatatagtgTCACAGCTTTTAACATGTGTTGTGTTGAGTTCGCAGCAAATATAATGTGCCGCAGCTTTTAACATTTGCTGAGTCGTCTTTTGCATCACAAAAGCACgtcactttttttttaaaaaaattcaaggcAAATCACGCCTCTTGAAGAGGCGTGACTTgctttttttaaacaaaaatttaagGCAAGAGGCGTGACttgcttttttttaaaaaaaaattaaaggcaAGTCACGCCTCTTCAAGAGGCGTGAGAATAAAAGGAAGAAAAGCGTACAGAGAAGCAGCCGACACAGGAAGAAAGAAGCGCAGAAGACCGCGGAAGAGAGGAGAACAGAAGCTACTGTGAAGTAGTATCACCGCGGAAGAAGAACATAATGGAGGAAGAGTGAAGGGCAGAAGCAAGAGGAATTCCGCACACACACTACAAATCATTGAGAATTCTTTTCCTTCTTTCTTAACTATGTTTTCTTCATTGAATTTAAACACTGATTTtgacttttattttaagtttatggagtagatttttataAACTAAGGCCACGATAGGACCGATACagattatttttatgttttgagtttgattcaattttattatttatttttattcattgattgatgtcgtttatcacgtgttcttttaatttggccaaataaattgaatatttgttggttaatctaaaaccggaaggcgatagattaatatttgcttcacacatcaatcgacacatggttaaattgactagaaatagtattcgatttcagtgtgcgactttatgttgaaaaactggaattcacagcgatctaatgcggttgaatctaattaaattcagttagaaataattggactgttagatttaattaggtttattaattcgaggaatcgtttaataaataattttgggaattccgttgtgaattaaataattaatttaatgaatatgaatttgacacgtagattataagttgtctcggtaccgttgtgcgccttagtcgtttttaaataatttgaattttggtctaatttaataatttggatttttttgctttagttaatttatttaaattgtttaatttagttttgattAATCTATATCCCATCATTTGAACTTTATTAgcctaaattaggaaaaataattcatattctagtaattaaacatcGATCTGTGTAGGTACGATACctggactcatctccaaatactatGACTTGACCTAGTcggcttgctagatttattcacAACCGAAATtgtcggtcaagtttttggcacCGTTGCCGGGGattgaattgtttaatattaggatttattattttcttgagattagatttttatttaattttgttgatttttatttGTACGTTTAAAGTTTGTTTATTTTCAGGAATTATCTTACTGTGCATGAGCCGTGCTAGAGGAGACACAGAATTGGAGTCATTTGATCCAGAGATTGAGAATACTTTTCGACGGAGACGTAGAGCATAAAGGGAGAAATCCTCAGACTTTGACGTGGAAGAACAATTAAAACAAGAGGAGAAAGTTGAAACAGCAGGGATGGAAGTAATGGACAACGAGGAAGATGATCGCACTGTCTATGATCTTACTAGACAAACTACTGGAGGTTATGGTTCAAGCATTACTCGTCCTACTGTGGAAGCAAATAATTTTGAGTTGAAGCCAtccatcattcaaatgatacagTATCAAGTGAGATTTGGAGGATCGCAGACCGAGGATCCTAATGCACATCTGGAGGGATTTCTATCTATCTgtgacaatcaaattcaatggaGTGAGCACTGATGCCGTAAGATTGAGACTATTCCCTTTCTCTTTGCATGGTGAAGCAGCAGAATGGCTTAGAGATCTACCAGCTGGCTCTATTACTACATGGAATGGTTTGgtgaaaatgttcatgaatcaatATTTTCCACCCACCAAGCTAGCACAATTGCGTATGGATATTTCATCTTTTCGCCAGAAGGATGGGGAGACATTACATACAGCTTGGGGAAGATTTAGAAagatgttgaggaggtgtcctcaACATGGTTTCTCTTCATCTGAACAAGTTCAGATTCTCTATAATGGAGTTGATCCTTCCGTGCGTTCCATGCTAGATGCGGCAGCCAATGGTAGCTTATACAGGAAGACTCCACGAGTTGcacttgaaataatttcaaatatggcTGAAAATAGTGCGGGTTGGCCAGATATTAAACGAGAAAAGAAGGCTGGAGTTCTTGAAATGGACGTGTTGAATGCACTTACTGCTAAGATTGATGGGTTGGCCCATCAATTCTCTCAGCTGAAATCAAATCAAGCAAATCAGGTCCAAGGAATATTCATCGAGGAACAACCCATTTTTGATGAAGAAGCAGTGAATTTTGTGGGGAATCAATGGAGACAACAATCAAATCCATACAGTTCCACATACAATCCAGGATGGAAGCATCACCCTAATTTGTCTTGGAAGAATACGGAGAATTCCCTTAATCCAACACATATTCTTTCACTGCCTATTCCTCAACAAGTGAGACAACAAGGATTATTGGTACCTGCAGCACCTCCAGGATTCAAACAAGAAGATCAAATACCAATTTATgaggattttatgatgaaacatgtTGTGGGAATGGAGACGAGGCTGCAGAATCATGATGCTATCTTACGAAGGTTGGATGCTCAAATGGGTCAAATAGCCAATCAATTAGCAAATCGACCCCTTGGAACACTACCAAGTGATACTGAGAAAAATCCGAAAGGAGTGAATGCAGTGAGTACAGTGATCAAGGCCGAGGAAGAGGAACCAAAGAGGCAGAATTCTACAGATATGGAGGCAAAGAATGATGGAGGAATGAAACCAAAAATGAAAGATGCTAAGGAACAGAACACTCAGACTACACGGAAGACAGGTAAGAAAGGTAAGGAATTTGATTctaatgataatattgatattaatacacTTCATTTTCCTCAAAGAGCAAGGCAACTACAATTGgatcaacaatttttgaaatttcttgaagtttttaagaaattgcacATAAATATTCCTTTTGTAGAGGCTTTGGCTCAAATGCCTTCTTATgctaaattcttgaaagatattttgactaaaaagaggaaacttgttgattttgaaactgTTACGCTTTCTGAGGAGTGTTCAGctattttgcaaaataaattacctccaaagcttaaggatccaggtagtttctccattccttgcactataggaaattctaattttaacaaggcattgtgtgatcttggtgctagcataaatcttatgccttattcttgttttgaaaaattgaggattggagaagttaaaccaaccactatTTCCCTTCAACTTGCTGATAGATCTATTAAATATCCTAGAGGGGTTATAGAGGATGTTTTGGTTAAGgttgataaatttatatttccagTTGACTTTGTTGTACTAGACATGGAGGAGGATCGTGAGATCCCCTTAATTTTAGATCGTCCTTTCTTAGCTACTGGAAGAGCTCTCATAGACGTGCAAAAAGGTGAGTTAGTTTTGAGGTTGAATGATGAGAAGGTAACTTTTAATGTTTTTCGTAGTATGAAATATCCTGGATCTTCTGATTGTTATAGGATAGATGctattgatgatattgttgaGTGTAGTGTGCAGGATACTTTTATTGAAGACCCACTGGAGATGCTTTTGGTGAACACAAAGTCCACGGAATCAGACAGAGAAGAGGTGGAGGAATGTATGAACTTCTTGGAGGGATCAAAGCCATTGCCAAGATCTGTGAATTCGAAGATTGGGGAGCTTGGACATATTCCAAAATCACTTAAACCATCCATAGAAGAACCCCAATTTCTCGAACTCAAACCACTTCctcctcatttaaaatatttatttttgaaggaagaatAATTCTTCGAGGAATTCCTATGCGAAGATGAGGCATAAGAGAAGTTGAAGGATGTAGAAGAACACAAGTCGAAGGATTTGAACTCGTATATGGTCTTAACATATATTCCACCAGCAGATTATTTATTTCCATCAACGCAAACTCAAGAATATTACATCCTCTACGAGCTTTATCATGGATtggattgttcttcccctaatAATCAATTTTTGCTGAGTGTTGTTGGAGCGACGAGCTTACAATGTCAATATCATGCCAAGCTTGAGGGCACACATAATCAAGACTCATATGTAATATCGTATGATACTTACTATGGGCGGAAGCCGCTATTTGAAGGCTGCTTCTCCATAGTCTAGCTATAGACAAGAAATTTAGCgcttgctgggaggcaacccagtgatttattttatttcgtttcattttatttttttttatcttttcagtctATTGGGTTAATCCTCTATGATTTGGCGAAAATACGGAGGAGAATGAattagggatgatttaggcgatctttggaccgtttgagcATTTCGAGCCTACCCAATGCATCATTCATATCCCTAGTATTCCCTTTTGAGCCTAATaaatcgaatggagtgtgtCAAAGACATACAGTTAGCCCCCATTCGTATTCCTtcaaaatcccacatcaactactcaattttagctcatacactattcctctaccttaattttgagagaaataaactctttagcgctttaaaattttcaataactctCGTGTGCTGattgataagaaaaattggaggagtttgaaaaaaaaatcatgaagaatgagaaaggagttgatgaaaagatatatataattataaaaaaaagaaagaggaTTGAACGTTGTATGATGTGGTGATTGAAAAACCTAAAAATGAATGTTGTTGAAGATCGAAAAAAAATTTGGGGGAATATGAATGAAAGTACAAGGAAGATGAAAAAATTAGGTGGATGAATGATGAAATTCCATAAGGGAAGGAAGATAAGAGATGAAGGAGTGCGCTGTatgattaaattgtttattttctctcatttttgaatctccctacctttattgtagccgtgagccgtggcctaacgttataagcttaaaaagACCTATTGACCGGATCATATTCCTCCAACATTTAGTGGAGAAAGATATGAAAGATAAGCTTATGAAGAGTttctttatatataaaaaaaaattcagaaaatatgAGCACTCCTTGACCTAAAACACCTTTGAggaatatgagttttgacttccacactacacacgtctcattatcttgatcttttctAGCGAATGCTTGAATTTTGAAGTTGCAACGAAtgtaaattttatgattttcaaagTGTGGCCTTTTGATTGAGTGTGACGAAATTTGGATTGttgaaaagtgttgattgtATCAATTGTGTggtgaatcattgaatattccttcataatatttttattcttttgatttgttcgaggacgaacaaagACTAAGTGTGGGGgattgataaggccaaatcttgtaaagattttagggatttgatttaataatatttgtcattatctaatatttttatccctaattatgtgattatttgaattaataattatagatttaaataaaagattaaaaatgattaaatttggaaataaaataaatttacaagacttcaaaggaaataaaatatttttattttattatcttgatattattgcagttcttgataaagatggagtctaatatttgaaaataaaatctacAATCTTATTATCTACAAGGTTTAAGTTGAGACGTGCTTAAAAAGAATACAAGGAGAGGCCCATTTAGAAGAATAAAAGGAAGAAAAGCGTACAGAGAAGCAGCCGACACAGGAAGAAAGAAGCGCAGAAGACCGCGGAAGAGAGGAGAACAGAAGCTACTGTGAAGTAGTATCACCGCGGAAGAAGAACATAAGGGAGGAAGAGTAAAGGGCAGAAGCAAGAGGAATTCCGCACACACACTACAAATCATTGAGAATTCTTTTCCTTCTTTCTTAACTATGTTTTCTTCATTGAATTTAAACACTGATTTtgacttttattttaagtttatggagtagatttttatagactaaggccATGATAGGGCCGATACagattatttttatgttttgagtttgattcaattttattatttatttttattcattgattgatgtcgtttatcacgtgttcttttaatatgaccaattaaattgaatatttgttgttaatctaaaaccggaaggcgatagattaatatttgcttcacacatcaataaacacatggttaaattgactagaaatattattcgatttaagtgtgcgactttaggttgaaaaactggaatttcacaaatctaattaaattcagttaggaataattggactgttagatttaattaggtttattaattcgaggaatcgtttaataaataattttgggaattccgtcgtgaattaaataattaatttaatgaatatgaatttgacacgtagattataagttgtctcggtaccgttgtgcgccttagtcgtttttaaataatttgaattttggtctaatttaataatttggatttttttgttttagttaatttatttaaattgtttaatttagttttgattaatctatctcccatcatttgaactttatagcctaaattaggaaaaataattcatattctattaattaaacatcgatctctg is a window encoding:
- the LOC142551307 gene encoding DNA-directed RNA polymerases II, IV and V subunit 9A: MSTMKFCCECNNILYPKEDKEQKILLYACRNCDHQEVSENNCVYRNEIHHSVGERTQVLQDVAADPTLPRTKSLRCPSCGHGEAVFFQATARGEEGMTLFFVCCNPNCGHRWRD
- the LOC142550690 gene encoding uncharacterized protein LOC142550690, with translation MDNEEDDRTVYDLTRQTTGGYGSSITRPTVEANNFELKPSIIQMIQYQVRFGGSQTEDPNAHLEGFLSICDNQIQWTAEWLRDLPAGSITTWNGLVKMFMNQYFPPTKLAQLRMDISSFRQKDGETLHTAWGRFRKMLRRCPQHGFSSSEQVQILYNGVDPSVRSMLDAAANGSLYRKTPRVALEIISNMAENSAGWPDIKREKKAGVLEMDVLNALTAKIDGLAHQFSQLKSNQANQVQGIFIEEQPIFDEEAVNFVGNQWRQQSNPYSSTYNPGWKHHPNLSWKNTENSLNPTHILSLPIPQQVRQQGLLVPAAPPGFKQEDQIPIYEDFMMKHVVGMETRLQNHDAILRRLDAQMGQIANQLANRPLGTLPSDTEKNPKGVNAVSTVIKAEEEEPKRQNSTDMEAKNDGGMKPKMKDAKEQNTQTTRKTVDFVVLDMEEDREIPLILDRPFLATGRALIDVQKGELVLRLNDEKVTFNVFRSMKYPGSSDCYRIDAIDDIVECSVQDTFIEDPLEMLLVNTKSTESDREEVEECMNFLEGSKPLPRSVNSKIGELGHIPKSLKPSIEEPQFLELKPLPPHLKYLFLKEE